Below is a genomic region from Nitrospira lenta.
TCGCTCTGCTCATCTTGGCGCTGCTGGTTGCGCTGATTCTTGAATTCGACGGCGAAGCCCGGCGCGAATATCGCGATGCGGCTGCGTTCCGCGATAACTTCAAAGCCCAAACCTTGATTCGCGCCGCCGTTCAGGCGGCCCGCGCCGTCCTCCAGCAAGATTTCTTGAAAGATAAAAAGGCCGGTGAAACGTACGATTCGACGACCGATCTTTGGGCCATGCCGATCAAGAACTATGCAATCGGCGACGGCTTTCTGAGCGCACAGATCGAAGATGAGCGGGGTAAGCTCAATCTCAACGACCTGTCTGCTGTCTCTTCCGACTCCATCCAAAAAAAAACAAAGATCGATCGATTCAAACGGCTCTTTGAGTTGCTTCAGCTGAACCCGGACTTGGTCGATGCGGTGGTTGATTGGGTGGATCAGGATGAAAACCAGGAACCGGCCGGAGCGGAAAGTCTGTACTATCAATCGCAGCGTCCGCCCTATCGCGCCGCTAATGCGCCACTCTCAGGCCTGGGCGATTTGCGGCTGATCAAAGGGTTTACCCCGGACATTGTCGACCGGCTCTCACGGTATGTGACGGTGCTTTCTGATTCAGGCTCGCAGGTCAATCTGAATACGGCGGATTCTCTGGTGATTCAAGCACTGGATCCGGCCATCACGCAAGCGATGGCGTCAGAGATTATTCAAGGACGGCCGTATAAGACGAAAGTCGATCTTGATCGAATCGGAAGTTTCCAAGCGATCGGCGCTCGCATCCGATCTGAGTATGATGTGAAGAGCACGGTCTTTTCAGCCCGCTTAGCTATCAGCGTGAATGAAGTGACCAAGACCGCTTTGGTGGTGCTCCAGCGCGACCCGAATAAGGGCGAGAGTACGGTCATGTCCCTACGAGTCTACTGATTCTTTGGGTGATTCTGTTCGCCGTCTCGCTATCCCCCGGAAAAATTAACAATTCTGTAACGTTGAGGTTACTGCCCTGAAATTGTTCCCCGCTAGTATGGCGGGTGTAGGGTGCAGTGAACTCACTATACGGAGGAATGTAGGATGACACCACATCGCGGGGTATGGGCTATGGGATTTCTTCTGATAACGGCGATTCACTACGGCGTTGCCGATAATCGATCCTATGCCGAAGTCAGTGGCCCGATGGTTGCTGCGACGGTCGATAGCGCGCTGGCCCATTACAATCCCCAGTCGCAAATTTCCGGGACCTTCAAGATACAGGGCTCTGAAACCATGTATCCGTTGATGAGTCGTCTGACAATGGAATTTCAACGTCGGCAGTCGAAGGTGGCGATTGACGTGAAAGGCGGCGGTTCCACCAAAGCCGTCGCCGAATTCCTTCAGCCGCCGTTGAGCAAAACCGGCAAGGTCATGTTGCAGGAAGAACGCGCCGGCAGTTTTAAGATGATTACGACGTCGCGAGAACTCTTTGACGCCGAAGTCAAAGAGTTCGTTGCGCAGCACGGCTATGAGCCGACGGCGGTGCCTGTGGCGGTCGATGCCGTTGCGCTCTATGTGCACAAGGATAATCCGGTCACCGGGTTGACGCTCGATCAAGTGGATGCCATGTTTTCAACGACGCGTAAGCGCGGCTATCCATCAGCCATTACCCAATGGGGTCAGCTCGGACTGACTGAGGGCTGGGAGAAGGCCGCGATCCAGCTTTACGGGCGCGATCGTAAGTCAGGAACCAGGGCGTTCTTCCAAGAGCATTGCCTGGCCGGCGGTGAATTTATGCCCAGCCTCCATGAAGATCCCGGTGCGGCATCCGTGATTCTGGATTTGAGCCGCGATCAAGTCGGGATTGGCTACAGCGGATTAGGGTTGCAAGCATCCAGTGTCCGAGTCGTTCCTCTCGCAGAAGCTGCGGGCATGCCGTTTGTGACGCCGGCAGCTTCTACTGTTGCCGATCAAACCTATCCTTTGCGGCGGGTCTTGTATCTGTACGTTGATAAGAATCCGAATGCCCCGCTCCCTGCCGCCGCGCAGGAGTTCTTGAGATTCATCATGACCCAAGAAGGCCAGGAGGCGGTGTCGAAGGCTGGATTCTTCCCTTTGCCCGTTGGTGAGGCCGCGAAGAGTGCCGTGGCAGTGGGACTCTCGTCCCCTGCCCCGGCGGTCCAGTAGAGGGTGGGGACAGAGACGGTACTTGTGGTTATGGCGTGGGGCGTGTGCGAGACGGCTGCTTCTTGGATTTGGTCTGATCCAGTTCGAGACGCAGCCGTTCCATTTGAGCATTCAGTTCTTCCATTTTCTTCTTCTGATCATCAAGGCGGCTGCGGAGTTCTAAGTTGGAACTGGTCAGTTCACGGATTTGAAGTTGTAACTCGTCGGAAGGAGCTGCTGCCGATCCGGTCTTCTGAAGCGCTGCCGGCGGCAACTCGGCTCCCGACCGGATGGTGCGAGCCGGCAATGGCGCCGTAAGATGCGCCAACACGTCTTTGATGTTCAGCGACAGATGCACGGTCTCGAACGGGGCCCATTGAGGCTCTTCCAAATCAGGAACCATGGCCGCCTGAGCGGGGCCTGCCACTGACAGTTTCATTCCTTTCGTGTCGCGGAGATCTTTGAGCTCTCCACCCCCGGTATCTGCCTGGATAAAAGCCGCATGATCCTGAACGACCACGTGCAGGTATCGGCCTCTCATAAACAATGCTCCCACCGTGCGATCTTCGCTATAGGCCACGTCCGGTTTCGGCAGCGAGAAAAAGATCCGTTCAGTCGGTGTGGCTTGCCGGAACGCCGCGACCAGTTTGCCGGAAACCATCGCCAGCTCTTTGGGTGTAAAGAGAGGGATCGGCTGAGGGGTGCTCAGTATGCCGACGAGCGTCCCGCTCCAGCCGCTCACCTGAATGACTCGGAGCAAGGCTTCAAGTTCTGTCACGGACAATTCGGCCGGATGTCGATTGAGAGTGAGGGGGGCGGACCGTGAGAGTGTCGGGTCCGGTTCAAGGCCGATGCGAATCCCCTGCTGGTCGTAGACGATTCGTTCCGCTGGGGAAAAGAGGCTGCAAGATGACATCACAGGTGCGCCGAGCAGCAGCGAGCATGAGAGAATGATGCGGCCCGTGGATTTGTTTATTTGCATGTGAAGTGGATCCCCCATATACGATCGGCCCCGATCTGAGGCCCCCAAGCCCGATCGGCGGCTTGGCTGACCTTCGGCACTTCGCCCTCTTTGACGATATGGATGCCGGATGGACATTTCTCCTGCATGATACGTTGCGCATCGTGCCGGCCGGTGGACGAAAAGACATCCGATTCCGAGAGAATAGAAAATGTCACCAGGCCGCCTCCGGCGGTTTCGCGTTGCAGAGACGCGTCATGACCGCAGGCGGCCGCGCTTAGTAGTGCGATGGCCAGAACGCCGGCTCTGAGAACAGGTTCGATGCGCCGCGTTCTGGCCGCTTTCGGTACGCGAATGGCCGCGTCTCCTGCTATTGAGTAGAGGTGCAAAAGGTGTCTTCTTCCAATGGCTGATAGCCTGCGCCGAAGAATGGAAAATCTGCAATCTCTCTCCCCCCGGTTTTCCAGATGTGGAGACAGGAGGCGACGACTGCGGGAAGACTTCTGGGGAGGTCGTCCACGGATACGAGTTTGGGCGCGTGAGTGGAGCCCACCACCATGATGCGGTTGCCGGATTGAAGGAAAGACGGATCAATCTTCCCTTGATAGGTGATCGCAAATTCCCCGCTTCGCTTTCCCGTGTCCCTGGGGCCGTAGGCAGGATGGGCGACGATGGGCAGCTGTGTCGCGACAATCGTGATGCTGTCTCCCGCCCTATCTGACTGAATAATCCGTCCACCGAGTTGAATCTTTTTGGCTTCGGCCTGGTTGGGCACCATTCGCCAGTGAGCGAAATCGAAATTCTGGTCTACGCCAACGACTGCCTCTGGGGGGAAAACCCCTCGCGCGGCGCATGCGACAAGCGTTGCGCCGAACAAGACCAGAAGCCCCTTCGTAAATATCCCCATGCTGTTTCTCCTTACCGCGGGAGTTGTCGGAATGAAATAGTCTAGCAAATTGCCATGACCGGTTACATGAAGCGAAGTTGAAATTGCACAAAGAACGCATTCTGGGAAAAGGGATCCGATCTCGAATCGAAGGCCGGCGTATTGGGGCCAGTACCGAGTCCCGAGTGATGACGGAACTCATAGTTGAACTGTAACTTGGACTGAATCTTCGGCGGGAAGTTTTCAAAGTAATAGGTCAATCCTACGATCGACCTCGTATACATGTCATTACCCATGTCGGTATTCGGATCGAATTGTTCATACATGACGGTGGGCTCAAAGTTTTCCAGCGGGCCGCTGGTAATCAGATACTTCGCCAGCACGTACCAGGTGCGACGGTGCATCCCGGGCGCACCGGAGCCGCCGCAGCCGCTGGCACAGTCTCCGTTGGCCCCTAATCCGACCGTCGTGGCGTTGGCGCCGTCATGCCCTTGCCAATATTCGCCCTGCACCATGAATCCGGGCAGGACTTTCGAGGTGTAGCGCGCATCGACGCCGTACCGGTCGAAGGAGCCTTTGCCGCGCCCGTTGATCAGTGTGCCGGCGTTGTTCGAATGGCCTTGAATCGTTGTGAAGCTTATAAATGAGACATCGTTTCCGAACAATCTGATCCGGCTATAAAAGGCTTTGGGCTGATTGCTTCCGCCGATCCCGGAGGTGCTGCTGAGAAGGGCATTGGCCGTATAGTTGTTGTTGTTCATTACGCCGACGACATACTCAAGGCGGTTGGCGATTTTCCCTCGAACGTCGACGAAGTAATCCCGCTCTTGGAGGAAGTCAATGGCGCCGCCGGTGCCATTTCTATTGCCGGTCCCGCTTCCGATGGAGGTGAGATAGGGGGAGCTGATGACATCTCGTAATCCGCCCGAGGTTTCCGTGAAGATGCCGAAAGGCATGCGGAAGACTCCAAGCCGGATCATGTTGAGGTTAGGCGCCCAGGATTGAACCGGACGAAAATCGATATAGGCCTCCCGGAAGAACGTCGCCGCGGTCGCAGAGCCGGTGCCGCTCGTCGGGGTGTTGTTCGACAGGCCGGTACTCTGAAACTCCATGAGCGTGTGCCATCGAGGGATCATATCGCTGATTTTTCCCCAGAAGACAATTTCCGAACGGCGAATTGAGAAATTGTCTTGGCTGCGCCCTTCCGGCACCTTGGCATCGACGTGCCCATACAGAAATTGCAGCGCGTTCAGTCCGAAGTTCACTTTGTCTCGAAGCAGCGGAAGCAGTTCGGTTTTCCCTTTCCATTCTTCCAGCGAATCGATCCGGCGCGATTGATCGGCGACTTTATATTCCTGCTCGGCGCGGATTTGAATCCACTCATCCATACTAATGGTGCCCTTTTGCAGGAGCAGATCTTCGATGGACATGCCGCCCGGCGGTAATTCCCGCGCCGGCGCCGGTCCTTGGCCTTCGGGTGTAGATGTGGTCGCCGTCTGTGCGACGATAACCGGTGATTCACCGCGATCTTGGGCGCGCCTCGGCTCTGCGGCGCGGGCATCTGACTGCGGCATGGCCAGAGCCATCGCAGTCAAGATCGCTGCAATATGGACTGTCCTCTGAAGTCCTCTCATTTCGACGTACCCCCTCGGTTGAATGGTGATCGTTTCATGATAGCGAGCCTGTTCTCTCATGAAGGGATCACGGAATAATTGCGGGCATGTTACAGCATTGTTAAAACTCCGTCTGCTCTCATTTCTAGAAAGCGGAAGCGTTCCCGCGCGCGGGGAGAGTTAACGCACTGTTAACAGTTGTGTAACGTGCAGGGAAACCGGCGGGCGTAGGATGCCTTCTATATGACGGTCGGAATGATGATGAAGGCCACGGTGACGATGAGCTCGGTAACGATGAGAAGGAGAACATCCATGCAGAGACTGGTACCGGTCGGGTTGAGCGCGATTCTGCTGTGTGCGGCGATGAGTGTCATGGGCTGGCCTGTTGAGACGGTCTATCCCGAACCTACGACCTTGATCAAGGTCGACGGGTCGAGCACGGTGTTCCCGATTACGGAAGCAGTGGCGGAAGAGTTTCAGAAGGACACGCGAGGGTCGGTTCGTGTGACGGTCGGCATTTCAGGAACCGGCGGCGGGTTCAAAAAGTTTTGCCGCGGCGAGATCGATGTGCAGGATGCCTCTCGTCCTATTTCCAGCAGCGAAATGGACGCCTGCCGCGCCGGCGGAGTCCAATTCTATGAACTGCCGATCGCGTTCGATGCTCTGACCATTGCCGTGAGTCCTCTGGCAACGTGGGTGGACTCCATCACGGTGGCAGAATTGAAAACCATGTGGGAGCCCTCCGCGCAAGGGCGAGTGACCAAGTGGAGCCAGGTCCGTTCAACCTGGCCCGATCAGCCGCTGAAACTGTTCGGCGCCGGGTCCGACTCGGGCACCTTCGATTACTTCACTGAAGCAGTGGTTGGGAAAGCCAAATCCAGCCGGGGCGACTTTACCGCCAGTGAAGACGACAATACGCTGGTCCAGGGCATCGCCAACGACAAGCAGGCGCTCGGCTACATCCCCTTCGCCTATTACGAACCGAATAAGAAGCGGTTGAAAGCGGTATCCGTCGATGGCGGGCATGGGCCGGTAAGCCCGTCGCGCGAGACCGTCGAAAACGGCTCCTACCAACCGCTCTCGCGTCCGTTATTCATCTATGTCAGCACGAAGTCAGCGGCCAGGCCAGAAGTGAAACGCTTCGTCGAGTTCTACCTGGCGCAAGTACCGGTGCTGGCCCCACAAGTGAAGTATGTGCCGCTACCGCCGAAAGCCTATGCGCTGGCCGGTGAACATTTTAAGAATGGCCGACAGGGGACCGCGTTTCAAGGAGGCTCGACGGTCGGGATGAAGATCGAAGAATTGCTTCGCCGCGAAGCGACACTCTAAGGGGCAAAGGATGGCTACGATGGATGTCCATATCGCCGAGAGTCCAGTCGAGAAGCAGACCATCCGCACGGGTCTCTCTCCCCGACTGCTACCCCGTCTCAAGGAGAAAGCGATTAAGCTACTCTTGCAGGCGGCGGCGTTCACCTCGGTGGCAATTACACTTGGAATTGTCGGCGTGCTGGCGTACGAGTCGTTCCATTTCTTTCAGCAGGTCTCTGTGGTGGATTTTCTGACCGACCGGCAATGGACTCCGCTCTTTGCCGATGCGCATTACGGGATTCTCTCCCTCGTGTCGGGTACGCTGGTCACGACGACTGTGGCGTTACTCGTGGCCATTCCAATGGGGAGCCTGATCGCCATCTATCTGAGCGAGTATGCCGCGCGTTCGGTGCGTGAATTCGTGAAGCCGGTGCTGGAGTTGCTCAGCGCCGTGCCGACCGTCGTGTATGGCTACTTTGCGCTGTTGTTCGTGACGCCCACATTGCAAACACTCTGGCCTGACCTGCCGGGCTTCAACATGCTGAGCGCCGGGCTGGTCATCGGCTTCATGATTGTTCCCTATGTCAGCTCCGTGAGCGAGGATGCCATGCGCGCGGTTCCCGTGTATCTGCGCGAAGGCGCTTTTGCGCTGGGCGCGACTCGTATGCAAACGGCGTTGCGCGTCGTCTTCCCTTCGGCCCTATCCGGCATCACGGCCGCCTATGTCTTGGGCGTCTCCCGGGCGATCGGGGAAACGATGGTGGTGGCCATTGCTGCGGGGATGCAACCGACGCTGACCCTGAATCCGTTGGAACCGGCGGCGACGATGACTGCGTACATTGTCCAGGTCAGCTTGGGAGACTTGCCGCACGGGAGCGTGGGCTATCAGACGATCTTTGCGACGGGGCTCATGCTCCTATTGATCACCCTATTATTTAACATTGCAGGCCATGCGCTTAAAAAACGGTATCGCCAAGTATATTAAGTCCACTGCCTTGCAACGACGCATCATGCGGCGCAAGGCCCTCGATCGTTTCTTTGCGTTCGAAGGACTATTCGTGATGGGTGTCGCCCTGCTCGTCTTGTTCGCCCTGGTGGGGCAACTGGCGGCGGACGGAGCCGGCCGCTTGTCCTGGCAATTCCTGACCTCCTTCCCGTCGCGGTTTCCGGCGCAGGCCGGGATTCTCACCGCCTGGATCGGGACCCTCCTGGTCATGCTGCTGACGGCGCTGACGGCGGTTCCGTTAGGGATCGGAGCTGCCATTTATCTGGAAGAATATGCCGCGAAAAGCTGGTTGACTGAGGTGATCGAAATCAACATCGCCAATCTGGCCGGCGTGCCGTCGATTGTCTACGGGCTCATGGCACTCGGGCTGCTGGTCTATGAGCTGCACTTGGGACAAAGTTTCCTGACGGCTGGGCTGACCCTGGGCATGTTAATCCTCCCGATGGTTATCATTGCGACGCGCGAGGCGATTCGATCGGTCCCTCCTGCCGTGCGCGAAGCGGCCTATGCGCTTGGCGCGACCAAGTGGCAGACCGTGCGGGATCATGTCCTTCCCTATTCAATGGGCGGCATTCTGACAGGGATGATCCTGGCGCTCTCGCGTGCCGTCGGCGAGACGGCGCCGCTGATCACCGTCGGGGCCCTGTCGTTCATTGCCTTTCTTCCTCATCCGCCTTGGCAGGAAACGTTCCCCTTTGTGTCGTTTGAATGGCTATTTGATCCCTTTACGGTGATGCCGATTCAAATGTTCAATTGGGTGTCCCGGCCGCAAGATGAATTTCACGTGAATGCGGCGGCGGCCGGTTTGATCTTGCTGGTCATGAGCCTGGCGATGAACGCGGTGGCGATCGTCATTCGAGCGCGGTTTAGAAAACGGATTCATTGGTGATGCTATGAAAGCCTTAGATGTATCGCAGACGGTGTTGAAAGCGGAGTCGCAGGGGCTCAATTTCTTTTATGGATGGGCGCAGGCGCTTCATGGCCTGTCCCTCCCCGTCTACGACCGCTGTGTGACGGCGCTGATCGGTCCCTCCGGTTGCGGGAAAACCACCTATTTGCGTTGTTTCAACCGCATGCATGACCTGTATCCAGGAAATCGCTACGAAGGGGCCGTCATCCTGTATCCGGACCGGGTCAATATCGTCGGACCTGAGGTGGATCCCATCGAGGTGCGCATGCGCATCGGGATGGTGTTTCAAAAACCCAATCCGTTCCCCAAGTCCATCTATGAAAATGTGGCGTATGGGATGCGGATCAGAGGCCTATCGTCGAAGGCCGATCTTGATCTCGTGGTCGAGCGGGCGTTGCATGAGGCGGCGTTATGGGGAGAAGTCAAAGACCGTCTCCAGGCATCGGCGATGAATCTCTCGGGCGGACAACAGCAACGCTTGTGTATTGCCCGGGCGCTGGCGACTAGTCCGGAACTTCTCTTGTTCGATGAGCCGACCTCGGCGCTCGATCCGACGGCTACTGCGCGCATCGAAGAGCTGGTGACGGAACTGAAGCAGAAAGTCGCGATCGTCATCGTGACGCACAATATGCAGCAGGCGGCGCGAGTCTCGGACCACACAGCCTTCATGTATGAGGGGCGTTTGGTGGAATTCGATCGGACAGAGAAGATGTTTACGAATCCGTCCGTCAAGTTGACGGAAGATTATGTTACCGGCCGTTTCGGATAAAAATCGGAGTGAGCACCATGCAACGACATATGGATCAAGAACTCAGTGACTTGAAAGACCGCCTGCTCCAGATGGGGGCGCTGGTCGAAGAGCAGATTGAGCGCGCGATTGCGGCCATGATCGAACGCGATGCTGTGCTGGCGGGGCAAGTCATCGAGCGGGACCGGCTGGTCAATCGTTTCGATGTGGAGATCGATGAAACCTGCATTCGCCTCTTGGCCTTGCAGGCGCCGGCGGCGAAAGATCTGCGCTTTGTCACGACGGCCATGAAGATTTCCACCGAACTCGAGCGCATGAGCGATCTCGCAGAAAATATCTGCGAGCGTGTCATCGAACTCAATGAAGAGCCGCAGCTGAAACCCTACATCGATCTTCCTCGCATGGCTGCCTGGACGATGAAGATGGTGCGTGAATCGCTGGATGCTTTCGTTCGGCAAGATGCCGCCCTGGCTCGAAAAGTCTGTGCCGACGATGACTTTGTCGATAACCTCACGCATCAGCTATTTCGTGAGCTCGTCTCGTTCATGATTGAAAACCCCGCCACCATTACCCGGGCGATCCGGCTCACGTTTATCGGCAAATACATCGAACGGATCGCGGATCATGCCACCAATATCGGCGAATTGGTCATCTATATGGTGGAAGGAAAGATCGTGCGCCATATGACTTCTCCGTCGCCGGGGCCTTCTTGATGTGATCGATTGGTGCGTATTCTTGCCGTCCTGCCTCCCGCCTACATTCTTCTCCCTTCTCAACCGATAGAGGGCCATCACCGAGGAGTGACATGAACATTCGTGCGCGCTTGCTGGCGATCAGCCTGTCGGCCAATCTTGTGCTGGGGGGACTGTTGTTGGCCGGATTTGTGGCTCCCAACGTTCAAACCTCGTTCAATCCGGAGATTGATCTGCCGGTCATTGCCCCTTCCGCCAGAATTCATCCGCTGGCGGCGGTGGATGGATCGGTCACGATCGGGGAACTGGTGTTTGTTGCACCGGGGGCATCGATTCGCGGGGATGAGGGCCAGAACATTGTCATCGGCAACTATAGCAATGTGCAGGATGGGGTCGTGATTCATGGGTTGGAGACGTTCGAAGGCGGGTATGAGCTCTTCCAGAATGAGGTCGAGGTGGCCGGAAAGAAGTACTCGGTGTACATCGGAGACCGCGTATCCCTCGCCCATCAATCGCAGGTGCATGGGCCGGCCAGAGTCGGCGACGATACGATGATCGGAATGCAAGCGCTGGTCTTTCGTGCCCAGATCGGCGATCACGTCGTGATCGAACCTGGGGCAAAGTTAATCGGGGTCACCGTGGCGCCCGGCCGCTATGTGCCGGCGTTGTCGATCATTACACGGCAAGAACAGGCAGATGCGCTTCCTGTCATCACGGACGGTTATGCCTATCGAGAATGGAATGACAGTGTGGTGCGTGTGAATACTCAATTAGCCAGGGCCGGTCAGCCGTTGCCGCTGAATCGGTAGGCTCTCCGCGCTGGAAGACGGCGGCGCCTGAGGCCATCTTGTCCATGTGTTGAATCTCCCCCTGCCCCTCTTTGTCAGCCTCTCGCACGGTCATGGGAAAGCAGAAAGAGTGGAAGCGTGGCGGAGGGCAGCAGCGCTAGGCGGCGTAGTGCGTGGAGAAGAGCGTGTATTCGGAACGGTGCCGGCGCAGGGTAATCCCACCGCATCGGGCCAGGCGATCGACTACATGGAAGATTTGGTTCCAGCTATAGTCCGGCAGGAGTATGACGAGCGCATCCAGGCTGATCACGGCCTGTTCGTCGAGGTGCCCGAGAATGATGGATTCAAGTGCCTCGTCCCCTACCTGGGTGAGCGCCGGTGCGTCGAGAAGTGCATAAGCAGACATAGGATCCTCCTAGTGGGTTGATGAGAAAATTGGGGCGATGGTTGGCGAGGGCGAGGAATGAGCCGGCTGGGCCGGACTGAACCGTACGGCCACGACCCGGATCAGTCCGAGCGTCACGAGGATCACCGCCAGGATAGCCAGCTTCTGCCAGTCTCCCCCGGTGAACCATTGGGAAATCACTTCCGTCAACATCACCACGAGGACGGTATCGACAATAAACGTGACGCGCACACGGCCTTCTGAAAAATATGCCAACGTGGTCTTGAGGACTTCCACCACCGCCAACAGCATGAGCGTATTGACGATGAGGTGACGCAGGCCGAGATCGATCTCGGCCGTCAGGAGGAGCCGCAGGCCGATAAAGGTCTTGATGACCCCGCCCGCCAGTCCGACCAAGATCGTGACGATGAGCAGGCTCAGGACAGCCTGCGTTCCTTTTTCCCAGAGCAGGGTCAGATCCGGTGCCGCGAAAAGCTGCCGGATCCAGGGTAGGCACAGGCGGGATTCAGTTGATGTCAGACTACCGATCATAGACGTTCCTCCTCCTCTAAAACTCGTCGATAGAGACCGGGTGAAGCAAGTCCCGCACAGAGAGCGTTCCGACGATGGCGCCGCTTTTGAACACCGCCAGATGGCGCGTGCCATGGAGTTCCATGAGGTCGGCGGCTTCCGTAATGGGCCGCTGCTCATCGATCCCCACGATGGGGCTGCTCATGATCTCTTCCACCGGAATGTAGTAGGGCACGCGGTCCGCTCCGACGACCTTCCGGACAATGTCCGGCTCTGTGACGATGCCGACGAACTGGTTATTTCGCGTGACGAAGACGCTACCGATCTTGTGCCGCGTCATCAATTTGGCGGCATCGATCGCCGAGGTGCCTGTTTCGATGTGAACGACACGCGGGGTCATGATGTGACTGACGGTGATCATACGAACCTCCTGTGAATGGGTGGTTGAGAGCGCGATGGGATGGCCAGGATGGCAAGATGAGAGATGCCGGCTGCATCGCGTGTGCGAAGCAGCGGGATCCAGGTTGTTCCCCGGAGTCCGAGCAGTGTGTGGCCTGCATAGGCGAGAGGCACGGTGAGACCGAGAGAGAGTAGTCCGATGAAGAGCCCGGCATCCTGCGTCATGGTTTGCCTTTCCTGGAGCCCGTGATGTCGGCTCCTTGTCTGGACAAACTGTACTGCCCGGCTATTCCAGCAGGATCACCGGCGGGTTAACTTTCTGTTAACTCGCAGGCGTTGAGAGTCAGGGGCAGGAGCACAGCGATACGGGCGGAGCGGGTCGCACAACAGACGAGAGTCTGAGGAGATGAACGCAGCGGGTATGAGAAGCTATTCGCTTTCCACGATGCGCCACCCCTCCCGCTGCAAGCAGCGCTCGGTGGCGTTGAGGATCAGTAACTGGCTCCCCTGTTGGAGCTTGGGGTCTCTGATCACGAGATTTTGGCAGCGATTATATTCGTTCGTAAATTCGGTCGACGGTTTCGTCGGGTGGACCCACGTGCTGCCTCCGCAACCGGTCAGGAGCCCTGTAAGCAACAGCGATGAGACGATAAGTCGAATCGTCATACAAATTCTCCCGGTGGCAGACTGATGATGCCGGAAGATAGAGCCTTTGGTGGGGTGGCGTCAAGCTTGTTAGCCTGAGGCTGAGATCGTCCGCCAGCGGCACGGGTACCCAGGTCAATGAATAGGGATTTGGACGGTGACTTCATTCCCCCGATCGTTGTAGCGAAGATTGGGAAAGAATGACCGGGCCAAGAAAATCCCCCGCCCGCTGGCATCTTCGACCTGGCAGGGCGCGGCGGTGCGATGCAGCAAGGTCTTCCATTGAAAGCCTTTCCCCTGATCGATGATCCGATATTCCAGCAGTCCGGCCTGGCGGTCGCAATGGACATGGATAGTAACAGTGCGTTGGACCAGGCGCGGTTG
It encodes:
- a CDS encoding phosphate-starvation-inducible PsiE family protein, with amino-acid sequence MIGSLTSTESRLCLPWIRQLFAAPDLTLLWEKGTQAVLSLLIVTILVGLAGGVIKTFIGLRLLLTAEIDLGLRHLIVNTLMLLAVVEVLKTTLAYFSEGRVRVTFIVDTVLVVMLTEVISQWFTGGDWQKLAILAVILVTLGLIRVVAVRFSPAQPAHSSPSPTIAPIFSSTH
- the phoU gene encoding phosphate signaling complex protein PhoU, which gives rise to MQRHMDQELSDLKDRLLQMGALVEEQIERAIAAMIERDAVLAGQVIERDRLVNRFDVEIDETCIRLLALQAPAAKDLRFVTTAMKISTELERMSDLAENICERVIELNEEPQLKPYIDLPRMAAWTMKMVRESLDAFVRQDAALARKVCADDDFVDNLTHQLFRELVSFMIENPATITRAIRLTFIGKYIERIADHATNIGELVIYMVEGKIVRHMTSPSPGPS
- a CDS encoding CBS domain-containing protein, which encodes MITVSHIMTPRVVHIETGTSAIDAAKLMTRHKIGSVFVTRNNQFVGIVTEPDIVRKVVGADRVPYYIPVEEIMSSPIVGIDEQRPITEAADLMELHGTRHLAVFKSGAIVGTLSVRDLLHPVSIDEF
- a CDS encoding carbonic anhydrase; this translates as MNIRARLLAISLSANLVLGGLLLAGFVAPNVQTSFNPEIDLPVIAPSARIHPLAAVDGSVTIGELVFVAPGASIRGDEGQNIVIGNYSNVQDGVVIHGLETFEGGYELFQNEVEVAGKKYSVYIGDRVSLAHQSQVHGPARVGDDTMIGMQALVFRAQIGDHVVIEPGAKLIGVTVAPGRYVPALSIITRQEQADALPVITDGYAYREWNDSVVRVNTQLARAGQPLPLNR